actttgttttttggtgcaaagagaattgttctccacttaacatcagcaaaaccaaggcatTGGATATTCACTTTCACTGCACCTCTATATTCAGTCACTGTCCAGGGAATGGATGTATAGGTGGTgcattgctacaagtacttgggggtctacaTCAATGACAGTTGGTCTGTTCTCGGAACACAGAGATATTGTagaaaaaaggacagagcaggcacttcttccttaggagactgcattcctttaaagtgggaagtgacatccttcacatcttctatgaTGGCCAGtctgattttctacactgtaacatcacttcaggagaggcccacagaagcaacaagctaattaaaatagcagactcagttatgggacgcacaaattaaaacaaaactgagcaccattatgaacaatgcagcacatccttTCTGTGGCACACcaatactgaggactttcagccaacaaattatttggcagaagtgtgtcaaggaaCATGACGAGGGATCtcttataccaacagcaattcatctacataatgcctcactgggactgggacagccaagtcagaagttttctttctttttagttttcttccttttcagtcattctggtgcaTGTTTAGAccaaagtgtctatctatctatctatctatctatctatctatctatctatctatctatctatctatctatctatctatctatctatctatcgtgataGGGTTGAAAAAAAAGTACAGGGCACTCTCACTCCTTCACTCTTCAGGAGATTGTGCTGGTGCCACACAAGCACTGAAAAAGCAGAGATTCAAACCCATGACTTTGGAGCCGTGTGACAGCATCCCTAACCAGTGTGCCATCTCAGATCTTAACTACACTAACCTTAATTTAAAGCATTCCTTTATATGGACCTTCGATGGGCTGGCAGCCTGTCCTGGCTGGTTCATACCATGTGTCAAACACTGTATGAATAAATTCAAACTTAATTAAGTGGGTAtgaaaatttagttttatttttttaattgtgctatGGACACAGGATTATGTGAGTGAAAATCGATTGGGAGACGATGAAGAAGTCAGAAATCATAATCAAAGTACTTTTCTTACATTGTCCATGTGTCATATTTTCATCCAGAAAAGAGATAAAGTTTCTGACACAATAAACGTCTGTGGTGACCAGGATTGAACAGCCGCAAgcaatatcaaaacatccatgaaaataatctcacattactcatttGGCATAATCTACATATGAAGTCATCCATTCATACACTCAAAACAACCAAAACACAcatattttttatcaaaataatgttaaatgcATCACTTCCAAAAAACTAAAATGGAACATGGTCAGTCTCACCGTAAGCTCGACTGCcagcattacatttatatttatatctataagTGGTATACCTCGCAATTACTTAGTGGTAGGCTGTGAAACTGCACAGGTGAATTGAGCTTCTGCTTGTTGAAGTATCTCAAATATTCACAAATCTGAGGCGTATTCTCTTCCTGATAATGcagtcacttgcttttctttaacttttaaccGTTACTTGCATTCATCTCACAGTGCTCACTTTCTGTTAAATTCATGTGAAATGCAAAGGTAGCCTATGAATAAACTGTTGGTGGgctggactcttgaccaatgaatgaatgaagctgAGGAGGTGGGTCTTTAATTCAAATGCTCATCCGCATCTGAGCATTTTAACCTATATAGAGCATTTTCCAGAAGtgacttatttaacaatattttacttaAACTCCaatgtttgggacattgtgagcaaaCAGCTGGATGACGTCACACATGGATTATGTGACAagagtttttaatattgtttactgttgtgCAATATCGGTCACCCTCACCTTTTATTGTAAAagagacttttatttttaaacatgagattaaaattgttTCTCGaacatcactacaaactacttagagtaaataacatttaaaaaaatatatataatttttggatggagtttttctttaaataaatgtggTCAGATTAGTATTATACAACATCACCAATCAACCTTTATGCAATAAAATACACCTAactgtacaaaatgtattttttaaatacaggaaatgattttATTAAGAATGAAGCAAAACGTATAATAATTATACATAACTGTTTGGgaaaattctgcttttttttattgttttcaataaACTATTTCTAATCTCCTTCATCCTTAGGCAGTAAATAATAGGATTCATCACAGCTGGAAAGACATTCTGGATTATCAGTCCCATGATTCTCATGTCCACAGACGTATCTGGGATTCGATCAGAGATAAAGACCCCACCAGCAACCAGGAAGAACACAGATATGACCAGCATATGTGTGCCACATGTGTAAAAGGCCTTAAGTCGCCCCTCGGCGGATGAGATCTGCACCACTGAATATATGATCCGCATGTAAGAGAAGAGAATAAATAACAAAGGGATGAACATCACGCTCAAGCCAATGGACATGCAAGTGAAACCAGTTATTTGAATATCCCCACAGGCCAAGAGCAGTACTGAAGCAAATTCGCAGAAGCAATGCGTAACCTGATTGGGCCCACAGAATGGAAGTCGGAGCATGAGGACTGCAGGTGGAGTTGCAAAAAGGAAACCTGCAACCCAGCAGCAAGCAATCAGCTTTAAGATGCGACTGTTGTTCATTAGATTGGGATAGTGGAGTGGGTGGCAGATTGCTATATACCGGTCATAAGCcattaagcaaagaagaaagcattcTGTGGAGAAAAAACCCTGGAAGGAAGTAATCTGAGTGAAACAAGTAGCAAAAGGAGTGGTTCTGGACTCCAGTCGGAACAAAAGCAGCATACTGGGGACAGTGGTGGTTGTGATGGCAATGTCTAAAACAGCCAGGCCACAGACTAGTATGTACATGGGGGTGTGTAGCGTTCGGTCAGACGTAAAGATGAGGATCAAGAGAAAGTTTCCAAACAGAATGAAGAGGTACACTGTGAGGAAGACAGCAAACAGTGTTTTTCTACTTTCTTGATCTTTCATTCCAGGAAATCCAGTAATGATAAATTCAGTCACAGTTGTGCTGGTATGGTTCAACCAAGACATTCTTGGAAGCAGTCAACTctgaaagcaaaaagaaataacTATAGTATCAAATAAATAGAGCTTTAAAAGTAGCTGGTTAGGTTTACTTTTTATGGTGACCTAATATGTGTCATAATATCCAGGCTTTATCCCACCTTGTGCCCAGGGTTGCCAGTGCAGTCTTGCTGCATTGGAATAAGCTGGtttagtaaattaataaatgaaaaagcgAATGTATATGAAAACAGCACATTTCTTCATACCTGCTGGGTCAGTAGTGAGTCTCTAAAGAGGATCTTTGATGGACCACATCATTGACAAAGTCTAGATGTTGTTTCAGTTTCATGTAACCTCCCTTAGTTGCCTGCTGGTAAATGGGAATGCAAACAATGGCGAGAAGAATGTTATGTGGACCAGACGACACATATGCTTTTGAGAAGCTGCATTGACAGTCAATGTCTAAAACTCAAAACAGTGTTAGGTTGAACTGAAAACTAAAGTCAAATAATACCACTAGCCAAGCAGTGCCCTagtttaacaaattaaaatttccttaaaatgacTGCAGAGGTTTCCCTTATATAATCTGTTGTAATACAACCTtttattagaacatcagaacaatctagatgagaacaggccattcagccccaaaaagctcgccagtcctattcagtTAATTCCTTCAAAGTAACATCacatcaagttttgaaggtccctaaagtcctactgtcttccacactatttggcagcttattccatgtgtttctGGTTCTCCATGTGAAGAAAGACTATTtgggtgaaatttacccttaaaaagtttctGTGTTCCTATGTTCTTGTTGAGCTTAtttcaaaaaacagttttatttttttttagtttgatgcccagcctctcatgtggcaccttatcaaatgctttcttaaagtccagataaataatttcATATTCTTCACTTTGATCACATTCTTTGCttcttcttcatagaattccagcatggtGGTAGAACATaacttccctcttctgaacccatgctgactgttcagtaaaattcttgttcttgtcatgtgttgctcaatcttctccttaataattccatccattgattttcctgtgatgcatgttaagcgtactggcctatagttgcttggatctgcaaagacaccctttttatataacaggataatatttgccattttccagtccttcacaaTTTCATcaatgcacagtgacttcctaacaaTAGACTTCATGGGTTTATATCTGTATTCACTAGCCTCCTTaggaactcaagggtaaatattacctGGTCCTtgttgatttgtttaatttcagcctatttaatctcagcagtactgcaggaaaatgatccctttatgcgatgttctaAGTGGCAGTGTGGTATGACTATACGGTCGgtattataaatgtgggcacacgttttacatcttttctgtaggcagggagatgtgccgttttctgttggttcacttagggagtttcatacaattagttgctgcaggtttgctggttgtctgtatgccaagATGGGAGgttcttgaaatgtatttttcagtgttttgtcatTATTTAGTATTGGATGAATTTCTTGTATAATTTTTCAAAGTACTTCAAAATGTAGGTTATgggt
Above is a window of Polypterus senegalus isolate Bchr_013 chromosome 2, ASM1683550v1, whole genome shotgun sequence DNA encoding:
- the LOC120524317 gene encoding olfactory receptor 11H6-like translates to MSWLNHTSTTVTEFIITGFPGMKDQESRKTLFAVFLTVYLFILFGNFLLILIFTSDRTLHTPMYILVCGLAVLDIAITTTTVPSMLLLFRLESRTTPFATCFTQITSFQGFFSTECFLLCLMAYDRYIAICHPLHYPNLMNNSRILKLIACCWVAGFLFATPPAVLMLRLPFCGPNQVTHCFCEFASVLLLACGDIQITGFTCMSIGLSVMFIPLLFILFSYMRIIYSVVQISSAEGRLKAFYTCGTHMLVISVFFLVAGGVFISDRIPDTSVDMRIMGLIIQNVFPAVMNPIIYCLRMKEIRNSLLKTIKKSRIFPNSYV